A window of Osmerus mordax isolate fOsmMor3 chromosome 11, fOsmMor3.pri, whole genome shotgun sequence genomic DNA:
AGTACTTCTACGATAGTCCATAACTTCTTGCTAAGCATATGCCCATTGATGAACTCAGCGAACCGAACAACTTTAAAATTCTAATATTACAACCCTATTCAATAATAATGACTGTTTAAATGATGAAAGCACAGCGTTGATGAGAGACTGCATGTTTCCCTCAACCTCACATCTGATGGCACAACACCTGCTCTCCTCACAACACTGCGTTTCCCTTACACTTACGCCTGAACAATCCCTCCCCTAAACGAGTTTGTATTTTAGTAAAGAATATCAAAACAGTATCTTACATCAACAGAGCGGACTACATCAACACTTCCCAACAGCAAGCTGTTTATAAAATTCCTCTATGCACATATAGGGACGCACAGCAGCAGAAAAGTAAACATTGGACTGTGAAGGGTTCGCGCCAGCTTCGACTTGTTAAAGCAGGTAGGCTCTTCTCACTCAAACAGGTTCTGCAGGTAGGCCCAGCTGACGTTTCACCACACCAGCAACACCCACTTTGGTGATGGTGGGTGTGACTTCACAGCACTTCCTAACTTGTTGTGCCTTTCGAGACAATCCCCCAACGCCAAATCCACGGAGACGGGTGGGAGACGGAAGGACCGCAGTGAACTTGGGAGGCTTATTGAGTGTTCAACTCATCCCAATGTTGTAGAACTATTTTTACGGACAGCAAAACCAATATGCTCATTCAGGAATTGTAAGTATTTGTAATTATTTAAAACCTGTTGTGAATGTAATAATGATTATTAGTTTTATTGAATGATGTCAATTACTTTGAGAAAGAAATGCTGTCATCGTTTACACCATTTTGCGTTCAAGAATGAAACCTTCTCTTTTGAATGAAGCTTAAGAACATAACTTAACTAAACCACATAACTGAATGGGCGTTGTCACAAATCTAGACACACCTGCATGTCTAAGTGTAGACTAATATCGCTTAAGCCTAcatgtaggctaggctagttgaGAGATAAAGTTGAAAGATCGATTGAATGAATGAACAGTCAACAACACATAGACCAGAGGTTCAAACGGCCATGGGAATGATAGATTTAAGGAAAATTGATTATAATATGCTGTCATGTGCTCATCACTCGTGAAGACATGAAGTCACCTGCTTTAAGTACAAAGTACACGAATAAACACTGACCAATTTTTAAAGAATGTCTACCCCATTCATATACCCTGACGATTTCTGATCTTACACTATATAAGTCAACAATTTACTCAATAAAGTGTAGAGTGAACAGTGTATCAAGTCAAGTGAAAATAGTTGTTAATTTACAAAAGCCAACAATTTAAGCATCAGTATGACTGAGAGTTTTCCTAGCATGCAGTCTACCGGGCTTGCTGTTCCACCTGTTGGCCCATCTTTGCGAGGCTCCCATTACACTCTGATCTGTTATAATGAAATATTCAGACACTGTTCAACTTGGCACAAATGCCTATGAATTGCCTATTGTATAGTGTCAtaagaaacacacgcacgcacgcccccccccccctccccacacacacacagacacacacacacaatgattcaAATTGCCCCCTGACAGAAACAGTCTTCTGTGGTTCTCTAGGCCCCTTACAATTAGTAAGCTTGCTTTAAGCCACAgcagtgtgtactgtgtgtttgtttgtttgattgtGTTTTTGCGATGAGGCTATAAACATGTGTTATCTGCTTCTTCTAGCCGAGTCGTCCTTCCTATATCAGTGGAAGAGGTGAGTGTTTGACCTAGCTAGCAGTGTGTAATATATTTGTGTCATAACCTCCTCCATTCCAACCGCGACCACAGTTACCCCTCTGTGATACGTCAGGGGTAGTTATGAGCCCAGCTTCTTTACAGCAGGCCCAGAACACTGTTTCTGGAAGAACCAGCTGGACATATAGTTTGAAGCCCATTGTACTCCCAGACATTAGTTTTGTATTTCCTACAACTTGTTTTCATCTTGTAGTTCCGGTTTCAGATGAGACTCTGTTTGTCCATCGCTCTGTTTTCAAAATTATACTTATCTGACTCCTTCCCTGATTTTACCGATAGTACTGTATCTCTTCTAAATCACATCTTGGCCTCGATCCCCTTTGTTGAAATGTAATGAATACACGAGATGTATGTACTTTAAATTAAATGGTCCTACCTGCAGACCTGGCTTGTGCCCTATGTGCCATGTATTCCTCTCAATCACAATAAGAGAACCCACTGGTTTTACATGTATAGTCACATTCCAAACCTTCAACGTGTATCTACATACGGTACACAGCCACCTAAATAAAGCCAATGACGCTCCTCTCAAAAAGGATGGGTCTGCTGGAGAGAACTAGGATGGTTCTTTTTTCTGCCTCAATTACCGTGTCTCACCAATGACTACTCAATGTATAACTATGAGCCATGCTAAGGATGAGATGACACTGACAGCACATGACAGTTTCAAAGTTGCCTCTGTCTTTACACtcagtctgtttctctctctgtttgacagACTTTCTGTCTGGTTATCTGACTGTCCCTCTTTCCGTCTCTGTCTAACTTCATACCTGCTGACTTTGCCAACACTCCTAGATTTTGCAGACTCAGGGTCTGTCCTAGAAACTGGAGGAAACAAGTAAGGGAAGTCACGTATAGTCCACCAGAGGAGTTTGAGAAGCAGTGTACAGTGGCCTTCAGAGTTTAAATGGAAAACTTAAATAGAAATGCTAAATAATCAACTCTTTCATGATTCACTGTTACACTGAAGCAACATATTTCCCTTTCGGCCTGAATGAACAAAGCAATTCTCTGAAGATTTCTTTGCTGGTGGTGCAATAACAGAATTAGGCAATCATTTGGACTGGGTTTACATTTTTATaatgtttttcttcattttttggACAGTTTGCATGTTTCTTATAATATCTCTAATtgcctcctcctttcctttccacaCTCAGTACCAGGTGGGTCAGCTCTATTCTGTGGCTGAGGCCAGTAAGaaagaaacaggaggaggagaaggggtggaGGTACTCGTCAATGAGCCCTacgagaaggatggagagaaaggccAGTACACCCACAAGATCTACCATCTGCAGAGGTAGGACGGGACTGCAATCCTGGTAATGTTCGTgtctgtaaaagtgaagaatcCACCTAAACAAGTAATTCCTAACTGCTCTATGGAATTATCATTTTACGCAACTCATACAGTCATTACACTTTGGTCTTTCTGCTCGCTCAACAGAAAACATTGAACCTAACAAACTAATTcctgactattctacaattatTATATTACCCTAATCATAAAATCTTTCATATCTCTCAACAGTAAAGTGCCAAAGTTTGTACGCTTGCTTGCTCCCTCATCTGCTCTCAACATCCATGAGAAGGCCTGGAACGCATACCCGTACTGTCGAACAAGTGcgtcctccaacacacacacacacacacacatacacacagtcacacacacatttaatcatttactgACATTCAGTGTACATGCATATATATAGACTTTGTTTTATAGATCTATCAATATTCCAGGATGGCCGTTATCTTGTTGTTTATTAAGTATAATCCTAAACATTTTGtatcttctctttttctcttccatGTCCACCTTTCCTTCCGCTCTAGtccttacagtaagtactgttaattgttttattgtttaCTAGGTCAATTTTGTTTACTACTTTCCTCTAATCCATGTGTATTACTACTGTGATGCATAGAtacaaacaaagaaaaacagGGAAACTTAAACAAAAGACAGCAAAAACTTGGTCATAAAATAAAAGTAAGTACTGTAACGTTATGGCTATTATACATCCACAGGACAGATCCTGTTTCTTGTTGAGTGTCATTGCCCACTCCAGTAGTCACAGTTGTCATGTGGTTGTGTTCAAGTTCCATGTAGGACTCTCCAGTGCAGTAGGTAGCATATGTACACATCacggtcaccacacacacacacatgaacccaacgacacaaatgcacacactcagTATGGCCAGCATGATGAAAGACGAGAAGGTAACCTTGCCTTTCAGAAAGGAGAGACGCTGATAGGGTTGACTTTACACAGTGGCACACATCTCAAGTGTGTGGGaaactgtgcatgtgtgtgtgtgtgtgcttgagtggcgtgtgtatgtgtgtcctttTGAATCCCAAGGggctgttattacactgtctcTTAGCTGATGAACTGTAACCAGGGTCCTGACAATGTCATGTAATCTTGTTAAACAGTTTCTATGTGTGTTGACATTCCTGTTTTCTTCCGTCCTCCTTCTTCATTTTTCTGCAGAATGAATTCATGAAGGACAATTTCATGATTAAGATTGAGACGTGGCACAAGCCTGACATGGGAGAGCAGGATAATGTGAGTAATCTGTTAATGCATTTAATACAGTGTAGCTAAGCCACTCGTTTAAAATACACTAGCTTTTAAACTGGAGATTGCTTGGGAGACCTTGGATCAAATCCAATTCAGTGAATCACTGTCGTCATTTCCTCTTTGGCTCTGAATTGGTGTGTGACAGTGTTCCTAGCTCTTCTGATATCATCTCAAAGTGTTCTTGTTGATATTTCTGTATTGTGAAGGTGCATGGACTAGATGCAGACATATGGAAGAATGTGGAGGTGATTCATATAGACATTGCTGACAAAAGCCAGGTGGAGACCAAGGTAAGAGCAGTAATGTGCTCTTTGTTTGTATCTGTTAATAAACCTGCTCTTGTCAGATATTAATTAGTACCTGTAGACTGATCTTAATTCTAATTATTAACTATCTTGTGTTCACAGGACTACAAGCCAGATGAAGACCCTGCCACATTCAAGTCAGTCAAGACAGGCAGGGGTCCTCTGGGGCCTAACTGGAAGGTATTGCATTTCCCATAATTCTCCCCTGCCATTCCCTTCGCAAAGTGACATGCTCAGACCGGAGAAACAACCATTTCATGTATTTTTGTCCCTTCAGGAATCTGAAGGCTATTAACTTGTCATTCTGTTTGTCTGTAGAAAGAGCTGTCTAGCAACACTAGCTGCCCCCACATGTGTGCCTACAAGCTGGTCACAGTCAAGTTCAAGTGGTTTGGTCTACAGAACAGGATTGAAAGCTTGATTCAGAGGGTACGGCAAGAAATGTATGCAGTGATGCATAGAATACTTATTAATACATATTTTTATTGTGGCTTAGAATAGCCTAAACTAGAATAGCAAACATAATGTACTGTAGCGTATGTTAGTTATGTTTTTATGATTTTATGACTTTTATGACACCAGTGTTGTTCTTCTTAATGAATGCCCCTCCCATAGGAAGATTGAGGTGCAGTGCAACTGTGGGGTGGCAAAGTCCACGATGACACTAGTGTGACCATTCAGTGGTTACATGAAAACCTCCCTGCCTATGAGGAAGAAGGCTGCACAGAAGTGTCTTGAATAACATGACTCATTACATTCCTGTGACCTCCCTGACTGAGTTTATAAACTCTAGGCGCCAAGTAGTGTTTACTGTCCTTCAGTGTTTAGATCAGGGATAGAAATTGCACTACTGTAGGGTTCTATTGCCTGGACTTGATATTTCCTCGTTGGTTAACTTCTGCTTCATATGATTTTCAGCAAGAGAAGCGGTTGTTTACAAACTTCCACAGAGAGCTGTTTTGCTGGATAGATAAATGGATCGAGCTGACCATGGATGATATTCGACGGATGGAGGAGGACACCCAGAAAGAGCTAGATGAGGTACTGTACACAATAGTTGTGTATTCCATCTTACAGTTCTGTCACGATAATAGATGTTAGCTATAACATTGCTCTGTTAAGGCAAATAATGGCTGAAAGATTTCATGAATActgaagtgtgcatgtgtgtttcagatgagGGTGAAAGACCCAATCAAAGGCATGGCTGTAGCGGAGGAGTGAATCTACTGGGAAAGCAACAAGGCCCGAACATTTAGCTGAATCCCCAATTCAACCTCCACTCACTCAACACAATGCTGTTGATCCAGTGGTGTACAATTGGTACAAACTCCTTCTGGCCGATAAGCTGACACGATTTCACCATGTCACTAACATgtcacacacatttattttttaaatttggGAATCATTTTGTTTTGGAGTTATGTGTTGTTATGATTAGTATTgttgtattttctgcaattcaCCATATGTTTACACAACCAAAGTTGTTAGCGATGTTGACTAACTTCTGCTCTCTTAGATATTTTGCATTtgtcactctcctctctttattATTCACATGGTTATGGAGCATTGTCCTCAGTGATGGTAGCTAAATGCCCGCTAGCTAAGTGCCACTGTAAGTGACATAGACATAATTAAATGCTCTATCACAGTCTGAAATACAATCTTTTAATTACAAGCCTTTTTCTGCTATTCTGGTACATGTGCTAATGCTATATGATTTGGGATGTGGGGATAAAGCAAGTAAGTTATGTACAAAATAGGAAACATATCCTTAAAAGTCTGTGTTTACTCACAGGTTGGCCTGTTTTGTTTaattcattttctgtgttttactGAGCTACAGTGCAATGACTTTGACAAGAAAATGTTATTATTCaattaaaaaaacaatgtttataCAATTAACCTCTTGTGATTTGTCTGTCTTGGTTTAGTTTTACTGTTTCACCACACTCCAAAGGAAGGGTTTAAAAGACCAACTAAAGTAGGCTAAATCTGTTCAAACCATGcaatacaaaaccatgcattaATGCAAGCCGCCTCACTTTTTCAGAATTGAGTTTATAAGTGATATTGTGTGACCCTATTAGGGTCAGAGGGAGAGCTCGTTTGCAGATCATGTTGAGATCTCAACATGCAAatggttttcagaaataaaagcaTTTCTCCATACATTACCAGGAGGGCGCTATCGCTCAACAGGATGACACATTACCcctgaagaagagaggaggtaaaCAAAATATAAAAGCAGACCATTTGTTATTGTAGTAGAAAACATCTCTGGTTTGGTCCGCATGCAAGTCAAACAGGGGAATTAACACTCATCTGAAGTGCGGTAATACACACCATTATGTCGTAATTTTGTCGCTAGTTAACTTGATATTACCTTACCACTAGATAATTAACAATATAGtaatagctagagctagctatttTAGTTTAGCTGCTCTGTGAGCGCAAACTTCACTACAGGAACCCAGCAGGAAATGCTAATTTACGTTAGTGTAACTTGAAGTTGTCCAAAAAGGGAGTTGGATGTGTCAAGCTCACACCGTACAAGGTTCCTGTTGCTAACATAAGCTGGCTTAAGCAAATCTAGTTAATTATTTCTCAGAACTTTTCATTCTAACTCCATTGTGGGTGGGTGATTTTGCAGCTGGTAAGAAGATGGAAAGTAATGGCCAGTCCAACGTCCAGAGAACAGTCAACCCGGGGAAGGACTGCTGTCTGGACTCCTTCAGGTTAGACTGCCCACGTAATGTTCATCAATTGCATTTGCCAGTCAAGTCTACAAGACAACCTGTGGTTAAACTTGAAGGTTAAGCAACTACTGCATAGAGTGGGACTATGCAGTAGTCGTAGTAAGTTGTCTGTAATTGTACTAAATCTTATTGGAAGACCAGTGTATAAACTAAAATATCAGAAAAACACGTTAAGTTCTATTTTTCAGTCTGGTTGCCTATAATACAAAGCTTAGGGCTTAACAATACTGGAATGATGGTGATTAAGTTGCCCAACACATTCCTATTCTTATTAGCGAATGCGTGGGAACTCTTTCTTCCCCAGAGGAAAGTTTAGCCTACATCTTTATCATGCAACAACCACCCCTTAGATCCCTGTCTACCGAGTGAGAGAGTTAAAGTTAATGGGATTGTTGTGGCATTCCGAGTTTTTTCTCCTCGGATTTCTTAATGTTGAAATAAAGTTGAGTAAAGTGATTACAGGTTCATCGGGCTGTTTCCTAATAAAAGGGTTCATACGTTATTTGCACTGTTCTCACGTGGACCCTCTCAGAGACAGATTACACATAACCCCATTTAGCCCACCCAAGGTCCTCCTCCAAAACCCTGACTGGGACTCACCTTTCCTCACTCCACCTTCAGCCACTGGGACTGGACATGACCAGGAGTCCACTAGAATCTATTTATGTCTCAGAAATCAAGTTGTCATATACTTAACTCCTGTAACTTCCAAAAGGTGTATATTACTGAGTATATATGATTTTAATTGAGGATTAAACTGCAAAAGAAGAATCAATTCTTATTTATAAGAAGCTAGCTTCTGTACACTTCACTATTGGAGAACCAAAAATAAGGAACGCTGCCCATCTGGACCCAGTAGTGAATCTTCCCAGTTATTTAGTGAAGCTCCCGTAGCTTGAGCCACAATGGATGAGATCCGGCATCTGTTTGGTACCATGGGGCGTGTTCGTTCTGACAGCATGGCCAGCTTTGACACTCAATCCACGGGCAGCCGCCTGCTGCTGCGCCAGCGCCTTACCCAGCTGATGACTTGCGTGGACGACCTGGACCCCAGCGACAAGCTACACGATCAGGTGGCCCGAACCTTGGACAATGCCTTTTTCATCTGCGGGAAGAAGGCTGGTCGCATCAAGAGAGACTCTTTCAGGTGGAGATCGAGTGAATAGGTCTCTCCTGATGACCCAGTTTTACTCCATTCTCTTTTGATCTGCTTCTGTCATTCTGTTTGTGCTTCCTCCTGATTGTTTTTGTGTGAGCTGGTGACCTTATTCTGTCAATTGAGAAACACAAGACTGATTTTCACAGACTCATCTGCACAAATTTAGCCATCATATCAGCTGATGTCTATCTGTATTAGAAATAGACAAGGCTTGGGGTATTGAGTCAAGGGAGAGGATCAGAGTCTTGTTTGTGTTTGCTAATGATTCTGGATTTGATTGTAATAACTCAAATGTCTCATTTTGTCATTCAAGTTTAGAGGCATTGATGGTGGTCATGGTTGTTCTGTACCAGACAAAGAAGTGATTCAGTTTTTCCATGGAAAAATTACATGAATAAGGCTGTTAAATGTTTTTTCTGTTTGATTGTAAAGTTTGCCTTCGACAGTTCCATGTGACTCATCAAAGTTTAGCATCTCACTATTCCTCTTTGTCATCTTTCCTCTAGACTGCATATGGTCACGTGGAATGTTGCCTCTGCTGACCCTCCTGATGATGTCACCTCCCTGCTTCACCTTAACTCCCCCAAGACCCCAGACCTCTATGTCATTGGGTAGGAAGacacctccaccatctctgtgattggctaggcAGATACCAGATCTTTTCGTGATTAGATAGGTAGACGCTAGAACGATCTCATTacgtgtgttcgacttcatgcaccGCCGGCGGCACCGACACTTGAATAGCCTGAATGCTGTTTGACCTATGAACATAGCATGGCTTGGTGTCTTAGCGTGTGTTTCCTGTCCCAGTCTCCAGGAGGTATACGCTGCTCCTCACAGGTTCGTCTCAGACTTGGCGTTTGACGACTCCTGGAGCCACCTGTTTATGTCTACCTTAGGAGGACGAGGCTATATGAAGGTATAGGAGAATTGACCCTGGGCCCGGTCACATGACCTAGTTCATCTCCACTCGTGTGTCGCTAGTGGACAGGAGAGTGATGGAAAAGACAGTGGCGTGTGGTTTAACTTGAACACTTacctgtgtgattgtgtgtgtttgggttgcaGGTGTCGTCCATTAGAATGCAGGGCCTCTTATTGCTGTTCTTTTCTAAGGTGATTCACATTCCCTTCATTAAAGACGTCCAggctacatacacacgcaccggAATCTTTGGCTActgggtaagacacacacatatactgtacacacacacatacacttatatGTACAATGCATGTGACAAAAATCTGGTTTGCTATTAGAAAATAGGCATTGCTCATTAGATATGAGATACCTGGGTTCAATCATTTAAATAAGGGTATAGATTGATCATTTCAGTTTGACACAGCACCCTTCATTGACCCGGACTACACTTCCAATACCACCCTCAATCTCACAGGGGAACAAAGGGGGCGTGTCCATCCGCCTGTCCTTCTATGGTCACATGATCTGCTTCCTGAACTGCCACTTGGCCGCTCATATGCAGTATGCCACGGAACGCGTTGACGAGTTTGAGTACATTCTGGACAGACAGACTTTCCACGCCACGAAGACACCTTGCATCCTCGATCACAAGTCAGTACAACGCAATTAAGAACAAAGGGAAGTTGCTGTGTTGCATAATGATTACATGGTTCTCTGTAGACACTCCTACTGTTTCAGGAAGGTGAACTGAGGATATTAAGATGTCCGTGttgcaatctctctctctctctcactcactctctcactcactcactcactcactcactcactcactcactcactcacactcactccgtctctctctctctctctctcatgtttttctcctctttccctcatctttctacctccatctctccatctctcaggtTGGTTTTCTGGTTGGGGGATCTGAACTTCCGTATCCAGGACCATGGCATGCACTTCTTGCGCTCCTGCATAAACAGTCAAAGTTTTAACCTGTTGTGGAGCAAAGACCAGgtcagacctcacacacacacatcatatatGACAGTGATTTCCCCTTTTATCCTTGTTAGAATCTGTCACAATTGAAAATTCGGTTTGCTCCCTTCATAAAGAAGCTTTTTTCCACTTGTGTGAATTTGATTGTTGCTATATGTTTGTGTTGGTTATATTGTTCCACTAacctgtgggtctgtgtggtctgtgtgtgggctgtgtgtgggctgtgtgtgggctgtgtgtgggctgtgtgtgggctgtgtgtgggctgtgtgtgggctgtgtgtgggctgtgtgtgggctgtgtgtggactgtgtgtgggctgtgtgtgggctgtgtgtggcgTTTGGTCAGCTGACCATGATGAAGCTGAAGGAGCCACTGCTCCAGGAGTTTGAGGAGGGACCTTTAGATTTCCAGCCCACATTCAAGTTTGACAGGCTCTCTGACAACTATGACAGCAGGTGACTTGtaatacacacactttttttggCTCTCATTTGTTTCTTCtctctggaccccccccccctctatctctctctctctctctctttctctcacactctcatatGTTCAAACTCTGGGACAATCACCTACTGAGTTGACCTCTGCTCACACCTCTTCTTCACAGGCCCTACGGGACATGGTTTGCTCTTGAGTAAGATTTCAAAGCCCcacctcttccccttcctcgtTCTAACCTCCCTGACCCCAGTATGAGTTATGGTATTTTCCTAAACCTGCAGTGGAGCTAGGCTACTAAAAAAACAGATTTCTAAAACAAAATGTCCTTGAAAAAGGTTATTTGTTTTGGTAATTAGAAGTTGGAAGCGCCTGTGACTTACAATACTCACACAGCTGTCTCTTCCCTTCTCATGTCCTATCTTAACTGTAAGATGCAGTAATACCTCTGCAGAGTAAGCTTGGCTGAcccacaaatacatttacaagaCCAGTAATGGATTGTCTTTGCAAAGAGTTGCGAAATGGCCTGTCAAGCCTCCAAGAATAGTGGCCTCTAGAACACAATCAACCTTGAGAAGTCTGTTGGCTGGGGACcaacattggccgggtttcccagattcgttaagaagctcttaatgccaagagcttcttaggagcgttctaagagcgttctagagcgttcttagaacgctcctaagaagctcttagcgttaagagcttcttaaggaATCTGGGAAACCTGGCCATTAGCTTTTGCATGGCTAACACTCGTTAGATGCAGCTGGTTGGTATATGACAGCCTAATTGTGCCTGTTCATGCTGGCCACCTCAGTATTTTGGATATGCTTTGAAATGTCCACAAAGCCAAACTTTCTAAATTTGTATAATGTGCTAAGTTGCttttatctctccttctctcccccgccctcgtcctccctgcttCCATCCATCGTTCCCTCTGTCCCACCCCGTCACTCTCCAGCGGGAAGAAACGTAAGCCCGCCTGGACAGACAGAATCCTGTGGCGCGTAAAGCCCAAAGCCCTGCCCAGCGACCGGCAAGAC
This region includes:
- the inpp5ka gene encoding inositol polyphosphate 5-phosphatase Ka isoform X2, which encodes MESNGQSNVQRTVNPGKDCCLDSFRLHMVTWNVASADPPDDVTSLLHLNSPKTPDLYVIGLQEVYAAPHRFVSDLAFDDSWSHLFMSTLGGRGYMKVSSIRMQGLLLLFFSKVIHIPFIKDVQATYTRTGIFGYWGNKGGVSIRLSFYGHMICFLNCHLAAHMQYATERVDEFEYILDRQTFHATKTPCILDHKLVFWLGDLNFRIQDHGMHFLRSCINSQSFNLLWSKDQLTMMKLKEPLLQEFEEGPLDFQPTFKFDRLSDNYDSSGKKRKPAWTDRILWRVKPKALPSDRQDEDEDSGLDEKLAVSVQAEEEEEFPLKVKLDSYISNMEYRVSDHKPVIGLFTLELKKMYETPLVRVYAEGDWSADMDAMAVYSPLQPFPSSTWDWIGLYKVGFTCLSDYLTYTWVKDDQVSFNDEVIQVYVSKEEIPVRGGECVLCYYSSTLQCIIGISPPFKVNESKVTVEMGMAPENINWIDKLTDS
- the pitpnaa gene encoding phosphatidylinositol transfer protein, alpha a; this encodes MLIQEFRVVLPISVEEYQVGQLYSVAEASKKETGGGEGVEVLVNEPYEKDGEKGQYTHKIYHLQSKVPKFVRLLAPSSALNIHEKAWNAYPYCRTILTNEFMKDNFMIKIETWHKPDMGEQDNVHGLDADIWKNVEVIHIDIADKSQVETKDYKPDEDPATFKSVKTGRGPLGPNWKKELSSNTSCPHMCAYKLVTVKFKWFGLQNRIESLIQRQEKRLFTNFHRELFCWIDKWIELTMDDIRRMEEDTQKELDEMRVKDPIKGMAVAEE
- the inpp5ka gene encoding inositol polyphosphate 5-phosphatase Ka isoform X1, whose product is MESNGQSNVQRTVNPGKDCCLDSFRLHMVTWNVASADPPDDVTSLLHLNSPKTPDLYVIGLQEVYAAPHRFVSDLAFDDSWSHLFMSTLGGRGYMKVSSIRMQGLLLLFFSKVIHIPFIKDVQATYTRTGIFGYWGNKGGVSIRLSFYGHMICFLNCHLAAHMQYATERVDEFEYILDRQTFHATKTPCILDHKLVFWLGDLNFRIQDHGMHFLRSCINSQSFNLLWSKDQLTMMKLKEPLLQEFEEGPLDFQPTFKFDRLSDNYDSRPYGTWFALDGKKRKPAWTDRILWRVKPKALPSDRQDEDEDSGLDEKLAVSVQAEEEEEFPLKVKLDSYISNMEYRVSDHKPVIGLFTLELKKMYETPLVRVYAEGDWSADMDAMAVYSPLQPFPSSTWDWIGLYKVGFTCLSDYLTYTWVKDDQVSFNDEVIQVYVSKEEIPVRGGECVLCYYSSTLQCIIGISPPFKVNESKVTVEMGMAPENINWIDKLTDS